The genomic segment GTATGGGCCAACTGCTTGAAGAGTGATGGTctctgtgggtcccttccaactcagaatattctgtgattgtttttcctgctgttccaaTATGTGATCTCACATTACTCTGTCTTCTATTAGGCACTAACAGTATCCCTGAACCCACTCTCTGCCTGTGACTTGTTTCTTCTAACACTGCTCAGCCCTTACCCCATTCAACTGACCCTGGCAATGAGGAGTCAAGCCAGGCTCTAGCAGTGGCCCAAGGTGTAGAAAGCTGTTCTTGcagaaatgaataaaataattaaacacaAGTACAGTTAAGGAATCACTCATAATTTGTTgctgattttgttgtttttttaaatcaaagcacTTACTTATGGAGCATATCTTTCTGTTTCAGAATTTTGTAGACTTCGGCTGAGGTCTGAGGACCTTGCAGCTTTTGTCCATTCAgcatttccttttccagctcctcaATGGACTAGAAGAGAGAAGACTGATTGGGTCAGAGGGGATACTGCTGTGATACCAGCAGTTATCAAGGTAAACAATTGATGCCTTTGTAAAACACAGAAGGACTTCTTCATGCATtagcataaaatatttcaaaatagtCCTTACTTTTCCTGTGCGAGCAAAGGCTTCTGCTACTTTTCTGTTGCGTCCCCCATAGCAGGTGGTGATGAGATCGGCGACCCCACAGCTTTCCAAAAAGGTGGCTATTGACACTGGTCCCTTGCAGAACATCTTGGCAAAGGCCACCATCTCCATGAGGCCCAGGCGTATCACTGCTGCCTTGGTGTTGTCACCGAAACTCAGTCCATCGCAGAACCCTGCGCCCACTGCCACGATGTTCTGAAAATGGGCCAGTGCAAAAcacaggggagggaaggaaacgGTCAGCCAAGGTGTGCAGCTCATCAGTGTGTACTGAGCTGCAAGGAAACCCCACAAATCCCTCTTCATCTGAACAAGGGTCAATTTCCAATGGCCATGAGTTTATCTTATGAAGAAACAGGTCAGATAATGTTGAACAAAAGTCGCTGGACTTTTAgaagatttttattatttactgtTACTCCCATGACCAAAAAGCAAAGCAGTGTTTTATACACTAATATTGCAATCACACAGCATGTATGTGCAAttagtgttttatttttccaccaGTTCCAAGTTGGATCTCACTGACCTTTCTGTTTAACTATTTAAAATATCCCACACAGAGTCATACCCTTCTACACTTTCCTTGTGGGTCTTTGATTTGAGCAGGCAGGAGCATCTATTTGAGCTGTTTTGAGCATCTATGAAGATGCTGCAATAGATCAAATTTTGGGCTTACCTACAAATATGAATAGAACCGCTCTTCTCTACAACTCTAAACAAATCTTTCAGGATCCTAAACATCTTCACAACTCCTCACCATTGTTTGGCatgcttcccttcccaccttCCAATTCACAGCTCCTAAATAAGTCCCTAATAACTGTAGTTCAGTGTATATGAGTAATATGCCACCTAGTGCTACCATTGGCATATTTGCTCCAGACATGTATGTACCCCAGTGTacatgtttcatttttaaaattttttttagcaGAGGCAAAACCAAAGCATTTATTTCAAGAAGTGCAATGATTTatcacaaaacagaaaaaccctCTCTCCCATCTGTTCTTGCCCCCAGTTCTGCTCTGTGGCAAAAAGCAAAATCTGTAGTGTTTGGTTTTGTATGtcaagaaattttatttttgtatgtgaAGTTAAACAGGACCAGATCTTTCCTCATCAGTCATCCACCTCCTCCATGGAAAGGTGAATTATTGAAGTATAAATGACTAATTCTATGAAGAAGTAAAAAAGATGACAGGCTGAAGTCACTTTCAATTCACATAAAAGCAAACTATGAATCTCTATGATACAATTGTCCCCTCACTGGAAATTTGGTAACTCTGGTGTTATTTCTGATCCCACCTGGGATCTCCATGTGGGCATTGCTGAATGCTGCACAGATGTGCTGCCAACACAGATCATAGCTTCTGATGTGAATTTTCTAGCAAGTTAGTACTTAAATCATGGACATAATTACTAGTGGAGCTACTCTATGTACTGAGAGTCTTTGTTTTGTGTGCTCACAACACACAGACAAGAATATACAGTGGACTAAACTCTGCTCTCAAAAACAGATGTGCCTCtggtaaaataaagataaaaatacaaGTATTTTGAAACACTTTGCCTGCAGCTACATTTTAGATAAATTTCCCCTTTTTGAGACATTTATTTCCCAGGTTTATTTTCCAGGTTGGAAAACTGGCTCATGAATTATTCATCTTGTCTATAGTCATTCACTCACATGGTGACAGGACTCAAATTAGACCCCGTGGCTTACTGAAGACTCAGGTGAGGTTAGAATTTGGCCCTAATAAAACATATTGGCTTGAAAACACTCACTTTTAAGGCTCCACAAAGCTCCACTGTATCGGAGTCAAGCACCACAGTAATCCTGAAATTTGGGGTCTGCATTAATTCTTTAAAGATTTCACCTTGTGTTTCATTTTTGCATCCTGTGGGAAGGAAGGATGAAAGAGCGCTTTTACAATGTTTCAGAGTGCACACAATTAACCTGAAATAAGGTTCTAGGGATTTACTTCAGCTTTTGTGATCCCAGTCCCAAGGTGTTGCTAAACCAGAGGTTTGTGCAGCAgcagttcctgctgctggatGCCAATGTTCAACTCCAGGCCACTGATCAACGCTGCTTAGTGACACTTTAAAGAGCTTAAAAGTAGATACCCCGTAATGAATCCTTCTGCCTGAGAAAGCTTGTACAACCACAGACCTTACAAAAGACATTGTTTACAAACCATTCCCTGAAGGACAATGGTgtaatttctgctttgaaaatgtaaacctgtgtcACTGCTAAGTACTATGATGGGGTATAAATGACTATTGCCCAGTTACAGGGAGATCCACAGATGATGAAATTGAAGGTTGGCACTGCTAAAACCTTTTTCCTACCAATTGTACCAGAGGTCATGTATCATGTTGTTACAGTGCTCAGCCAAGGAGAGCCCCTAGTGCTAAAGGACCCGAGGTTTGCCTTAATCCATAGAGcccatggccagctgggcaaagACCTTTGAATAGAGTTTcacttcaatttttttcaagGTAGCTTGGTTTCCTTCAGGGGGAGCTCAGCTATGAGTTTTTCTAGCCTGGGGCACCACATTCTGGTAGCTGGGAGGTTTCTCATCATCTCCTGAGAGCCTGTATGATTGCTTCTTGTTCTTCACAATACCAGCTCTCTTTGAGGTGACTGTTTCTGGGCTGCATGGCTTTCCATGGCGACAAAAGTAAGGTGCAAAGCTCTTTGCACAGTCATCATCACATCATGGCTTCAAACCAGGCcagcagaaattaaattctcTCCAGGAGAATTAATATAACTCAACTCTCCTGATCATGTCTAGTCCTATTTGTGCCTAGTAGCTCTTTCAGTAACAAATGCCCACTGCATTTGTTTGCACCATTAATGTAATATTTGCAAGGCAAAGGAACATTATTGcaacacaatttatttttcttttgcctctccCAACTATGGAAAAATGTAACTTTAATTTTGACTGACTTAAAAAATCTCTGAGTTTTAAAACCTACTGGATGAACTTTTCAAATCAGGTCAGACTCAGTCTTGGGAGGATCTGAAGCCGTGGCTTGGCAAGCAGTCCAAATGGGAGAGAAGAACAGAATGTTActgggttttcttttccaaacaaaGAAATTTTAAGATGAAGAAATACACCTCTGGGAGTGTGAGCACATAGGAGCTTCTGATTACACTTCTTTATCTAGGCTGTATTGTGTATCAGCTGCTGATGTACTCCATGTTGAGCTCTACAGACAAAAATGGTGTCTCTTGACAACTCCTACAGAAGCAGGATTAAGCTGTGATATTTTCAGTGGATTAAATTAGCTCTCAGCACTGAAACCCACTGTCAGTTTGAATCTGATTATTTTAGCACCAAACCCTCTGGAAATAATCCTGGCTCCCTGAAGGAGCTCAGCAGGCACACTGCTCCACTTGGGAACCAACTGGGACCAGTCACATCCCCCTGCTTCTTCCAGAGGTTATCCTGCCACAGATGACTTTAAGCCCCAGCTCTAATTGGCTCTTTGCAATAGTTACCAATGGTGGTCTCACAGAACTTCTCATCAGCCACTTCTTTGGCTATGTTGGCCCCCATCAGCACACTGATCTCTATTTTCAGTTGCTCTCGAATGAGGTCAGAGATGAGCTTCAGGCCATCAGGACCCTCATCAATCCCCTGAA from the Poecile atricapillus isolate bPoeAtr1 chromosome 5, bPoeAtr1.hap1, whole genome shotgun sequence genome contains:
- the LOC131579730 gene encoding glycerol-3-phosphate dehydrogenase 1-like protein, whose product is MSPLRVCIVGSGNWGSAIARIIGKNVQNSKRFDPTVKMWVFEEIINGRKLSEIINQEHENVKYLPGYKIPHNVVAVPDVAEAANGADILVFVLPHQFIGRICEQIAGQLKPGTFGISLIKGIDEGPDGLKLISDLIREQLKIEISVLMGANIAKEVADEKFCETTIGCKNETQGEIFKELMQTPNFRITVVLDSDTVELCGALKNIVAVGAGFCDGLSFGDNTKAAVIRLGLMEMVAFAKMFCKGPVSIATFLESCGVADLITTCYGGRNRKVAEAFARTGKSIEELEKEMLNGQKLQGPQTSAEVYKILKQKDMLHKFPLFTTIYKICYEGRSIQDFLMCLQNHPEHM